The following DNA comes from Deltaproteobacteria bacterium.
ACGTTGAGGCGGGTGATGCCCATCGCATGATCGTGGTAGAACATCAGCCGGGCGCTTTGCGCGTTCGTGTAGTAGAAAGTTGCCGCACCCGGTCCGGGATCCGGCATGTCGGGAATGTTCCTGGCGCTTACACCCTTCGGATAGGGTGTGGATTCCCCGGCGGGAGTGATCCACTGGTGCGTCGTCCCGTCGCTGATCCAGACTGTATTGTTGCCGTGGAGATGGACGGTGGCCCGATTCTGTTTGTACGGTTCACAGGCCATTCCCGCCATGGGGTCGCAGTCCATGCCCATCGCGTCTTTCGGGCCCGGTCCCGCCCCCATGACAGTGTTATCCACCGGCAGGAAGAGTTCACCGCCGGCTCCCGCGGAAAGCAGGTTGTAGAACTTGAGGCGGACCGGCCGGCCCGGCTGTCCCGGCACGCTGCCCGTCGCGACGATGACCGGCCCCAGGAAATGGGGGTTGTCCACTGCGATGGCTTGCGTTACCCCATCCGGCATCAGGATCGGGGTGTTGTCGGGATTGAACATGGGAACGTGATTGCTCACCGCGAAGTTCGCAGGTGTTTCCAACTGAACGTAGCCCCGATGCTTTGTCGGGGGCAGGTCCGAGTGCATCCGCTCCATGAACTCGACAAGCGCGATTTCGTAATAGTCGGCAGCAGGAGGATTCGGCCCCGGGAAGCTGGCCGTATCCGCAACGGCGACGGGGAGATACTGCCCGAGGTTGTTCGCGCCGGCAGGGCCGAGAAGCGGAACGTTGTCAACGAATTTCCGGATGCCGCCCGAAAGAGCTCCGCCGATGGTCGCCTCGGCGACGGCTCCTGCGCCGGCATTGTCCGTGATGACGACGACGGGAGCCGTGTATCCCGTGCCTCCGTTCGAAACCGCGATCGCGGTTATCGCGCCGGTGACCGGATCGATCGTCGCCAACGCAAGAGCGCCGCTGCCGCTTCCATAGATATCCACGATATCAACGGTTGTCGCGGCGGAATATCCGCCGCCCCCTGCGGTGACCGTGACGGTTGCGACAGGGCCGGTCGGGAGCGGGCTGTAGGCCCAGTTGGGATACGGGCCGAAGTAATGCGGTATGCCGCCGGGGTCCATCGCGGCGAGGGTCTGCCCGGGTCCCGATACAAGCACCGCGATACCCAGCACCACTGCCGCCAGTAAAGAAGTTCGACGCGCGTTCATGACTTTCTCCTTTCTTTCGCGCCTGATGCCATGTTCGCTGCTCGATAATCCCTTTCCGTTTCCGTTCATCCGTTCACCAGGGGAAGGTCGCCGTCCTCCGATTCTCTCCTTTCGGCCATTCTCTGCAGCGCGCTATCCAGTTCCAGCGCCGAGAACGGCTTGGGTATGAAAATGTCAACGCCTGCCAGCATCGCGTCTTCCGAGAGATCCCAGGCCGCAAAAGCGGTTATCAGGATCGTGAACACGTTTTTCGACGTCTCGCGCACGCGGCGCAGGAAGGAGAGGCCGTCTTCTCCCGGCAGCAGGTAGTCGCTGATCACCGCGTCGTATAGTTCCAATCCGCC
Coding sequences within:
- a CDS encoding response regulator, coding for MEDDEALREAIALYLREKGCFVENFACVEDASSAGGLELYDAVISDYLLPGEDGLSFLRRVRETSKNVFTILITAFAAWDLSEDAMLAGVDIFIPKPFSALELDSALQRMAERRESEDGDLPLVNG